From Bdellovibrio sp. KM01:
TGCGGGCGTTATCACAACTCAACGTTTTTATGCCCGTTATACGACAACCGCTTTAAATAAAAATCGTCGTCGTGCGGCGGCAGTTTTCAGAATTTTCCTTTGTGATCCAATGGCGGCTGCTATCCCTGAGGTTCACGACACTTCGAAACTAAAGGATTTGATTTTCCCAGCGAATGGCCAAGTCAGCGAAAGTCAAGTGCGTGAGATTTTGTCAGACAAGCATGGCACACAAGAAGACTGTATGAAGTGCCACTATAAATTGGATCCGTTGGGAGCTACTTTAAGAGCTAGCCCACTAGTACTGCATGAACGCCCTTCCAGCGGAAGCTTGGTTTATCGCCGTGCGAATGGCGAAATGGTGAATCAGCACGTTGCTGGCGTCGGTGAACTTGCAAAAGTCATCACGGAACAACCTGAGTACGCAGCTTGCCAGGTAGGATATTTCTGGAACTGGTTTATCGGCTCCGATATGCCTAGAACTGCAGAGATCAATCAGGAATTGGTTGCGAAATTCAATCAGCTAAATCGCAAAACAAATGATTTTGTCGCCTACATAGTGAGCCGTCCCGAGTTCCGTCAAAGAAAGCTTTCGACGCCACAAAGTGCGATGGCATCCAATGTTCGCGCGTTCTTGCAACGTTGTGATTCTTGTCACATGAGCCAACAACCTCACCTCCCGCAATTTGCAAAATGGCCAATTGGTGATGCTTGCAGCGCAAAATCTTGGCTTCGTCAAATTTCCAAAGAACTGGATCTTGAACACGGTGGTGAAAACCGCAACATGCCTCCTGAAGATGGTTTCCGTCCATCGAAAGGTGATCTAAAGCTGATTAAGCAATGGATTGAACTGGGCGCCCCAGATGACCAAGGAAAAGTGATGGTGACGCCATGAAAAATATTTTGATGCTTTTATTGTTAATCAGTCCATCTGCACAAGCAGCTTTTGATCAGACGAATACTCGTTACTTGAGCGGCACAGAAGTGGTGGAAAGACTGAACTTATTATTTCCAGCAGCCGTAAAGTATGCGTCGGCCAACAATAATCCAATGTGCGCCATCGGTTCTATAGATCAATCTGCTGCAGGAATTAACACTCCCGCGACAGGACGTTCGATTTATCTCGAGCCCGGCACAGCATTTTTTAACTGGTACAAAAAGTGCTCGGATACATATGTCTATTTTGAATTCTCGACTGTTACTCAGGAAACT
This genomic window contains:
- a CDS encoding DUF1588 domain-containing protein — its product is MKKLITLSLVFLLSAAASAQEKSLSDSSYLNKLSMALRGYAPSMEEYSNLQKAQSAPGGSAAFLQESIQNYMQTPHYRERMVLRIDDLLFLKASSTNLVLNPPTTARNNGFLDYKQLSSTQNLSRAIAKNNLSWDKLLTGKDYTVPYFEGENYNELAFYDGPRGTKQDLTYSFLDINPPSTPPKFADIHFAENDPRIAGVITTQRFYARYTTTALNKNRRRAAAVFRIFLCDPMAAAIPEVHDTSKLKDLIFPANGQVSESQVREILSDKHGTQEDCMKCHYKLDPLGATLRASPLVLHERPSSGSLVYRRANGEMVNQHVAGVGELAKVITEQPEYAACQVGYFWNWFIGSDMPRTAEINQELVAKFNQLNRKTNDFVAYIVSRPEFRQRKLSTPQSAMASNVRAFLQRCDSCHMSQQPHLPQFAKWPIGDACSAKSWLRQISKELDLEHGGENRNMPPEDGFRPSKGDLKLIKQWIELGAPDDQGKVMVTP